In one Mus caroli chromosome 14, CAROLI_EIJ_v1.1, whole genome shotgun sequence genomic region, the following are encoded:
- the Lrrc3b gene encoding leucine-rich repeat-containing protein 3B, with amino-acid sequence MNLVDLWLSRSLSMCLLLQSFVLMILCFHSASMCPKGCLCSSSGGLNVTCSNANLKEIPRDLPPETVLLYLDSNQITSIPNEIFKDLHQLRVLNLSKNGIEFIDEHAFKGVAETLQTLDLSDNRIQSVHKNAFNNLKARARIANNPWHCDCTLQQVLRSMASNHETAHNVICKTSVLDEHAGRPFLNAANDADLCNLPKKTTDYAMLVTMFGWFTMVISYVVYYVRQNQEDARRHLEYLKSLPSRQKKADEPDDISTVV; translated from the coding sequence ACTGATGATACTGTGTTTTCATTCTGCCAGTATGTGTCCCAAGGGCTGCCTTTGCTCTTCCTCTGGGGGATTAAATGTCACCTGTAGCAATGCAAATCTCAAGGAAATACCCAGAGATCTCCCTCCTGAAACAGTTTTGCTGTATTTGGACTCCAATCAGATCACATCCATCCCCAATGAGATTTTTAAGGACCTCCATCAACTGAGAGTTCTTAACCTGTCCAAAAACGGCATCGAGTTTATTGACGAGCATGCATTCAAAGGAGTAGCAGAAACCCTGCAGACCCTGGATTTGTCTGACAACAGGATTCAAAGTGTGCACAAAAATGCCTTCAATAATCTGAAGGCTAGGGCTAGGATTGCTAACAACCCATGGCATTGTGACTGTACTCTCCAGCAAGTTCTCAGGAGCATGGCATCCAATCATGAGACAGCACACAATGTGATTTGCAAGACATCAGTGTTGGATGAGCATGCTGGGAGACCTTTCCTCAATGCTGCCAATGACGCTGACCTTTGTAACCTCCCTAAAAAGACTACTGACTATGCCATGCTCGTCACCATGTTTGGCTGGTTCACCATGGTGATCTCTTATGTGGTGTACTATGTGAGGCAGAATCAGGAGGATGCCCGGAGACACCTTGAATACTTGAAATCCCTGCCAAGCAGGCAAAAGAAGGCAGATGAGCCTGATGACATTAGCACTGTGGTATAG